A window of Calonectris borealis chromosome 3, bCalBor7.hap1.2, whole genome shotgun sequence contains these coding sequences:
- the SLC35D3 gene encoding solute carrier family 35 member D3, protein MGRWRGRARGVAVAVAHGLCSGSLNILLKFLLARYHFAFLTLLQCLSSAAAALGLEALRRRGLAALPPFGPRLARPFAAVAALATLQSTLTLWSLRGLSLPMYVVFKRCLPLVTLLTGALVLRDGMPSPGVLVAVLITTCGAALAGAGDLTGDAMGYVTGVLAVLIHAAYLVLIQKTSVDSEYGPLTAQYAIAVSATPFLIICSFASMDSINVWSFPGWKDPAMVCIFIACVLISCAMNFTTLHCTYINSAVTTSFVGVVKSIATITVGMVAFNDVEPTKLFIAGVVVNTLGSVIYCVAKYIETRRQSNYEDLEKEAREEEGKRQAGDQALFAMEAISQEKGAEEAAVEGSATGDSQSGEEEKDGTEKPAKGPAVLGKATGTQEVNRSSLKDAYLGVWRLVRGANYIKKDYLIENEELPNP, encoded by the exons atggggcggtggcggggccgggcgcggggcgtcGCGGTGGCGGTGGCGCACGGGCTGTGCTCGGGCTCGCTGAACATCCTGCTGAAGTTCCTGCTGGCCCGCTACCACTTCGCCTTCCTGACGCTGCTGCAGTGCCtcagcagcgcggcggcggcgctggggctggaggcgctgcggcggcgggggctggcggcGCTGCCGCCCTTCGGGCCCCGCCTGGCGCGCCCCTTCGCCGCCGtggccgccctggccacgctgcaGTCCACCCTCACCCTCTGGTCGCTGCGCGGCCTCAGCCTCCCCATGTACGTCGTCTTCAAGCGCTGCCTGCCCCTCGTCACCCTCCTCACCGGCGCCCTGGTGCTCCGCGACGGCATGCCCTCGCCCGGCGTCCTCGTCGCCGTCCTCATCACCACCTGCGGCGCCGCGCTGGCCG GAGCTGGTGACCTGACTGGGGATGCTATGGGCTATGTGACAGGCGTGCTGGCCGTGCTGATACACGCTGCCTACCTGGTGCTCATTCAGAAGACCAGTGTAGATAGTGAATACGGACCCCTGACAGCTCAGTACGCCATCGCTGTCTCGGCCACCCCTTTTCTCATCATCTGCTCCTTTGCCAGCATGGATTCCATCAACGTCTGGTCATTCCCGGGGTGGAAGGACCCTGCCATGGTATGCATCTTTATTGCTTGCGTCCTGATTAGCTGTGCCATGAACTTTACTACCCTTCACTGCACTTACATTAACTCGGCTGTGACCACCAGCTTTGTAGGGGTGGTGAAGAGCATAGCAACCATCACGGTGGGCATGGTGGCATTCAATGATGTGGAGCCCACAAAGTTATTTATAGCCGGTGTTGTGGTCAACACCTTGGGGTCTGTCATTTACTGTGTGGCCAAGTACATTGAGACCAGACGGCAGAGCAATTACGAGGACCTAGAGAAAGAAGctagagaagaggaggggaaaaggcagGCTGGGGACCAAGCACTGTTTGCAATGGAGGCGATTTCCCAGGAGAAGGGGGCTGAGGAGGCAGCAGTGGAAGGATCAGCCACGGGGGACAGCCAGAgcggggaggaagagaaggatggCACTGAGAAACCTGCCAAGGGACCGGCGGTCCTGGGAAAAGCCACCGGCACACAAGAAGTGAACAGGAGCTCGCTGAAGGATGCGTATCTTGGAGTATGGAGGTTGGTGAGGGGTGCTAATTATATAAAGAAGGATTATTTGATAGAAAATGAAGAGCTACCAAACCCTTAA